Proteins from one Staphylococcus saprophyticus subsp. saprophyticus ATCC 15305 = NCTC 7292 genomic window:
- the sucD gene encoding succinate--CoA ligase subunit alpha produces the protein MSVFIDKNTKVIVQGITGSTALFHTKQMLEYGTQIVAGVTPGKGGQVVEGVPVFNTVEEAQKETGATVSVIYVPAPFAADAILECIEAELDLAICITEHIPVIDMVKVKRYSEGKKTRIVGPNCPGVITADECKIGIMPGYIHKKGHVGVVSRSGTLTYEAVHQLTEEGIGQTTAVGIGGDPVNGTNFIDVLKAFNEDDETKAVVMIGEIGGTAEEEAAEWIKANMTKPVVGFVGGQTAPPGKRMGHAGAIISGGKGTAEEKIKTLNSCGVKTADTPSEIGTTLIDAAKEAGIYEQLLTVK, from the coding sequence ATGAGCGTATTTATTGATAAAAATACAAAAGTAATTGTACAAGGTATCACAGGGTCAACTGCCCTTTTCCATACAAAACAAATGCTTGAATATGGTACACAAATTGTTGCTGGGGTAACTCCAGGTAAAGGCGGACAGGTTGTTGAAGGCGTTCCAGTATTCAATACAGTTGAAGAAGCACAAAAAGAAACAGGTGCAACAGTATCAGTTATTTATGTACCAGCACCATTTGCTGCTGATGCAATTTTAGAATGTATCGAAGCTGAACTAGATTTAGCGATTTGTATCACAGAACATATTCCTGTAATTGATATGGTTAAAGTAAAACGTTATTCAGAAGGTAAGAAAACACGTATAGTAGGACCTAACTGTCCAGGTGTCATTACTGCTGATGAATGTAAAATTGGTATCATGCCAGGATACATCCATAAAAAAGGTCATGTAGGCGTTGTATCACGCTCTGGTACATTAACATATGAAGCGGTACATCAATTAACTGAAGAAGGTATCGGTCAAACGACTGCGGTTGGTATTGGTGGCGACCCAGTTAATGGTACAAACTTTATAGATGTATTAAAAGCATTTAATGAAGATGATGAAACTAAGGCTGTCGTTATGATTGGTGAAATCGGGGGTACTGCAGAAGAAGAAGCTGCTGAATGGATTAAAGCTAATATGACGAAACCTGTTGTAGGCTTCGTAGGCGGTCAAACAGCTCCTCCTGGTAAACGTATGGGCCATGCTGGTGCGATTATCTCAGGTGGTAAAGGAACTGCAGAAGAGAAAATTAAAACACTTAACAGTTGTGGTGTAAAAACAGCAGACACACCTTCTGAAATTGGTACAACTTTAATTGATGCAGCTAAAGAAGCTGGCATCTATGAACAATTATTGACTGTAAAATAA
- the sucC gene encoding ADP-forming succinate--CoA ligase subunit beta: MNIHEYQGKAIFRSMGVAVPEGRVAYTAEEAVEKAKELDSKVYVVKAQIHAGGRGKAGGVKIAKSLSEVETYAKELLGKTLVTHQTGPEGKEIKRLYIEEGCDIQKEYYVGFVIDRATDRVTLMASEEGGTEIEEVAAKTPEKIFKETIDPVVGLAPYQARRIAFNINIPKESINKAAKFLVSLYNVFIEKDCSIVEINPLVTTGEGEVLALDAKVNFDDNALFKHKDIQELRDLEEEDPKEIEASKYDLSYIALDGDIGCMVNGAGLAMATMDTINHFGGNPANFLDVGGGATKEKVTEAFKIILGDENVKGIFVNIFGGIMKCDIIAEGIVAAVKEVELTLPLVVRLEGTNVERGKEILKESGLAIEPAATMAEGAQKIVKLVKEA, encoded by the coding sequence ATGAATATCCACGAGTATCAAGGTAAAGCAATATTTCGTTCTATGGGCGTTGCTGTCCCAGAAGGACGCGTAGCATATACTGCTGAAGAAGCAGTAGAAAAAGCAAAAGAATTAGATTCAAAAGTTTACGTGGTTAAAGCACAGATTCACGCAGGGGGCAGAGGGAAAGCAGGCGGTGTTAAAATCGCTAAATCTCTTTCTGAAGTTGAAACTTATGCTAAAGAATTATTAGGTAAAACACTTGTTACACATCAAACTGGTCCAGAAGGTAAAGAAATTAAACGCCTTTACATAGAAGAGGGCTGCGATATTCAAAAAGAATATTATGTTGGTTTTGTCATCGATCGTGCGACAGATAGAGTTACTTTGATGGCTTCAGAAGAAGGCGGTACTGAAATTGAAGAGGTTGCTGCTAAAACACCTGAAAAAATATTCAAAGAAACAATTGATCCTGTTGTAGGATTAGCACCATATCAAGCTAGAAGAATTGCTTTTAACATTAATATTCCTAAAGAATCTATAAATAAAGCAGCTAAATTTTTAGTATCACTTTATAATGTTTTCATCGAAAAAGATTGCTCAATCGTTGAAATCAACCCACTTGTTACTACGGGTGAGGGTGAAGTTTTAGCATTAGATGCTAAAGTTAATTTTGATGATAACGCATTATTTAAACATAAAGATATTCAAGAATTACGTGATTTAGAAGAAGAAGATCCAAAAGAAATCGAAGCTTCTAAATACGATTTATCATATATCGCTTTAGATGGTGATATTGGTTGTATGGTTAACGGCGCTGGTTTAGCAATGGCAACTATGGATACAATCAATCACTTCGGCGGTAATCCGGCTAACTTCCTTGACGTAGGGGGCGGCGCAACTAAAGAAAAAGTTACTGAAGCATTTAAAATTATCTTAGGTGATGAAAATGTAAAAGGTATCTTTGTAAATATCTTTGGTGGCATTATGAAATGTGACATTATCGCTGAAGGTATTGTTGCTGCAGTTAAAGAAGTCGAGCTTACTTTACCACTTGTCGTACGTTTAGAAGGTACAAATGTTGAAAGAGGTAAAGAAATTCTTAAAGAATCTGGATTAGCAATTGAACCAGCAGCTACAATGGCTGAAGGCGCACAAAAAATCGTAAAACTTGTTAAAGAAGCATAA
- the xerC gene encoding tyrosine recombinase XerC: MEKIQQAYLYMLKVEKQFSEHTLKSYHDDLEQFNVFLAQEHLDLNAFEYKDARNYLSYLYSKNLKRTSVSRKISTLRSFYEYWMTQDEAVVNPFIQLVHPKKEHYLPHFFYEEEMEALFDTVENDAKKGLRDRVILELLYSTGIRVSELVHIKEQDIDMTSPGVKVLGKGGKERFIPFGEFCKQSMERYLASFKPKLNSNHDYLLVNMKGDPITERGVRYVLNDVVKRTAGVTEIHPHKLRHTFATHMLNQGADLRTVQSLLGHVNLSTTGRYTHVTNEQLRKVYLNAHPRAKKEN, translated from the coding sequence TTGGAAAAAATCCAACAAGCGTATTTATATATGCTAAAAGTAGAAAAACAATTTTCAGAGCACACTTTAAAATCCTATCATGATGATTTAGAACAATTTAATGTTTTCTTAGCTCAAGAACATTTAGATTTGAATGCGTTTGAATACAAAGATGCTAGGAACTATCTCAGTTACTTATATTCAAAAAACTTGAAAAGAACCTCAGTTTCACGTAAAATTTCTACGCTGAGAAGTTTTTATGAATATTGGATGACACAAGATGAAGCGGTGGTAAATCCGTTCATACAATTGGTACATCCGAAAAAAGAACATTATTTACCACATTTTTTCTATGAAGAGGAAATGGAAGCATTATTTGACACGGTTGAAAATGATGCAAAAAAAGGCTTGCGAGATAGGGTAATCTTAGAACTACTTTATTCTACTGGTATTAGAGTTTCAGAGTTAGTGCATATAAAAGAACAAGACATAGATATGACGTCGCCAGGTGTAAAGGTATTAGGTAAGGGTGGCAAAGAACGTTTTATCCCCTTTGGCGAGTTTTGTAAACAAAGTATGGAACGATATTTAGCGTCATTCAAACCTAAATTAAATAGTAATCACGATTATTTATTAGTTAATATGAAAGGCGATCCTATCACTGAACGTGGCGTTCGTTATGTATTGAACGACGTAGTGAAACGAACGGCTGGTGTTACAGAGATACATCCTCATAAACTTAGACATACATTTGCGACACACATGTTAAACCAAGGTGCAGATTTAAGAACAGTGCAATCTTTGCTCGGTCACGTTAATCTGTCAACAACTGGTCGATATACGCATGTGACAAATGAACAATTAAGAAAAGTATATTTAAATGCACATCCTCGTGCAAAAAAGGAGAATTAA
- the codY gene encoding GTP-sensing pleiotropic transcriptional regulator CodY translates to MSLLSKTRELNTLLQKHKGIAVDFKDVAQTISSVTVTNVFIVSRKGKILGSNLNELLKNERIIQMLENRHIPVEYTDQLMDVKETQSNIGIDNVLTVFPPENNDLFGDSRTTIFPILGGGERLGTLVLGRVTEDFSENDLVLGEYAATVIGMEILREKHNEVEQEARDKAAISMAINSLSYSESEAIEHIFEELGGKEGLLIASKVADRVGITRSVIVNALRKLESAGVIESRSLGMKGTFIKVKKDKFLDELERIK, encoded by the coding sequence ATGAGCTTATTATCAAAAACGAGAGAATTAAATACACTTTTGCAAAAGCATAAAGGTATTGCGGTAGATTTTAAAGATGTAGCACAAACGATAAGTAGTGTGACAGTAACAAATGTTTTTATAGTTTCAAGAAAAGGTAAAATTTTAGGTTCGAATTTAAATGAATTATTAAAAAATGAACGTATCATCCAAATGTTAGAAAATAGACATATACCTGTAGAATATACAGATCAATTGATGGATGTGAAAGAAACACAATCCAATATTGGTATTGATAATGTACTAACTGTTTTCCCACCTGAAAATAATGATTTATTCGGTGATAGCAGAACAACAATTTTCCCAATTTTAGGTGGTGGCGAAAGACTTGGTACATTAGTTCTAGGACGTGTGACAGAAGATTTTTCTGAAAACGACTTGGTATTAGGTGAATACGCAGCTACAGTTATCGGTATGGAAATATTACGTGAAAAACATAATGAAGTAGAACAAGAGGCAAGAGATAAAGCAGCTATTAGTATGGCGATCAACTCATTATCATATTCTGAAAGTGAAGCGATTGAACATATATTTGAAGAACTAGGTGGTAAAGAAGGCTTACTGATCGCTTCAAAAGTTGCAGATAGAGTCGGCATTACACGTTCAGTTATTGTAAATGCCTTGCGTAAACTAGAAAGTGCGGGTGTAATCGAATCACGTTCATTAGGTATGAAGGGTACATTTATTAAAGTTAAAAAAGACAAGTTCTTAGATGAACTAGAAAGAATCAAATAA
- the dprA gene encoding DNA-processing protein DprA, protein MNDLDLLKLRFAGLSTQQIHRLLRFSPSFMKYSKVDKQYILKQFLGTVKITAKNENVYRLYVTTNLEVLFKQLKAWKVHFITINHRLYPQLLREIYDPPLILFYRGKLTLMQSPRTLAIIGSRQATQYTWQSLQTFFPSFKKHHLTIISGLAKGADMMAHQHALLFKLPTIAVLGFGHMHHYPKETKEIRQQIEKDGIVISEYLPLEKPKRYHFPERNRLISGLSKGIFITESAENSGTSITTRFALEQNRDVYVLPGTIFNKMTLGNLRSAQEGAKIVLNADDILEDFII, encoded by the coding sequence ATGAACGATTTAGACCTTTTAAAGCTTCGATTTGCTGGACTATCTACACAACAAATACATCGATTATTAAGATTTTCTCCCTCTTTTATGAAATATAGTAAGGTAGATAAACAATACATACTCAAACAATTTTTGGGAACAGTAAAAATAACTGCAAAAAATGAAAATGTATACCGATTATATGTGACAACTAATTTAGAAGTACTATTCAAACAATTAAAAGCATGGAAAGTTCATTTCATAACAATTAATCACCGTTTATATCCACAGTTATTGCGAGAAATTTATGATCCACCCCTAATCCTATTTTATCGCGGTAAGCTCACTTTAATGCAATCTCCTCGTACCCTAGCTATTATTGGATCTAGACAAGCGACACAATATACATGGCAATCACTTCAAACATTTTTTCCTTCATTTAAAAAACATCATTTGACGATAATATCAGGGCTTGCAAAAGGTGCAGATATGATGGCGCATCAACATGCTTTGTTATTTAAGTTACCTACAATTGCGGTATTAGGATTTGGACATATGCATCATTATCCGAAAGAAACTAAAGAGATAAGACAGCAAATTGAAAAAGATGGAATAGTTATAAGTGAATATCTCCCTCTCGAAAAGCCCAAAAGATACCATTTCCCAGAAAGGAATAGATTGATTAGTGGACTTTCTAAAGGTATCTTTATCACAGAATCTGCAGAAAATAGTGGTACAAGTATCACGACGCGATTTGCATTAGAACAAAATAGAGATGTGTATGTCTTACCTGGTACAATATTTAATAAAATGACATTAGGCAATTTGCGTAGTGCTCAAGAAGGGGCGAAAATTGTATTGAATGCGGATGATATATTAGAAGATTTTATTATATGA
- the hslV gene encoding ATP-dependent protease subunit HslV, producing the protein MSTSIHATTIFAVQHNGHAAMAGDGQVTLGEQVIMKQTARKVRRLYNDKVLAGFAGSVADAFTLFEKFETKLQQFSGNLERAAVELAQEWRGDKQLRQLEAMLIVMDETSILVVSGTGEVIVPDDNLIAIGSGGNYALSAGRALKRNATHLSASEMAYESLKVASDICVFTNDRIIVENL; encoded by the coding sequence ATGAGTACATCTATACATGCAACAACAATATTTGCAGTACAACATAATGGACATGCAGCAATGGCTGGAGATGGTCAAGTTACTCTAGGTGAACAAGTCATCATGAAACAAACAGCGAGAAAAGTGAGACGTTTATATAATGATAAAGTATTAGCTGGTTTTGCTGGAAGTGTAGCAGATGCGTTCACTCTATTTGAAAAATTCGAAACAAAATTACAACAATTTAGTGGGAATTTAGAAAGAGCTGCAGTGGAATTAGCACAAGAGTGGAGAGGCGATAAACAATTACGTCAGCTAGAAGCTATGTTGATTGTAATGGATGAAACATCAATCTTAGTAGTTAGCGGTACAGGAGAAGTAATCGTACCAGATGATAATTTGATTGCAATTGGGTCAGGTGGTAACTATGCGTTAAGTGCAGGTAGAGCGCTAAAACGTAATGCAACACATTTGTCTGCGAGCGAAATGGCTTATGAAAGTTTGAAAGTTGCTTCAGATATTTGTGTATTTACAAATGACCGAATTATAGTTGAGAATTTATAG
- the hslU gene encoding ATP-dependent protease ATPase subunit HslU gives METNGIKLTPRDIVSKLNEYIVGQDDAKRKVAIALRNRYRRSLLTEEEKQEVAPKNILMIGPTGVGKTEIARRMARLVGAPFIKVEATKFTEVGYVGRDVESMVRDLVDVAVRLVKDQKKALVQDEAQDKANEKLVKLLVPSMKKKANNNTNSNNPLESLFGGSIPNFGQNNDDEEETPTDEVKTKRSEIKQQLLNGQLEDEKVRLKVEQDPAAMGMLGTNQNQQMQDMMNQLMPKKKVEREVPVKTARKILTDEFADELIDQETANQEAIELAEQMGIIFIDEIDKVATNNQNSGQDVSRQGVQRDILPILEGSMVQTKYGTVNTEHMLFIGAGAFHVSKPSDLIPELQGRFPIRVELESLSVEDFVRILTEPKLSLIKQYEALLQTEQVTVKFTDEAIKRLAEIAFQVNQDTDNIGARRLHTILEKMLEDLSFEAPSMPNAVVDITPQYVDDKLKSISTNKDLSAFIL, from the coding sequence ATGGAGACAAATGGAATAAAATTAACACCTAGAGATATTGTATCAAAACTTAATGAATATATTGTTGGTCAAGACGATGCTAAACGTAAGGTTGCAATTGCATTAAGAAATAGATATAGAAGAAGTCTATTAACTGAAGAAGAAAAACAAGAGGTCGCACCTAAAAATATTTTGATGATTGGACCTACGGGTGTAGGTAAAACGGAAATTGCAAGACGTATGGCTAGATTAGTTGGCGCTCCATTTATTAAAGTTGAAGCAACTAAATTTACAGAAGTAGGTTATGTTGGACGTGATGTAGAAAGTATGGTTAGAGACCTTGTAGATGTTGCTGTTAGACTTGTAAAAGATCAAAAAAAGGCATTGGTACAAGATGAAGCCCAAGATAAAGCGAATGAAAAGTTAGTGAAATTGTTAGTACCTAGTATGAAGAAAAAAGCTAATAACAATACGAACAGTAATAACCCATTGGAATCTTTATTTGGTGGTTCAATCCCTAATTTTGGTCAAAATAATGATGACGAAGAAGAAACACCCACTGATGAAGTGAAAACGAAACGTTCAGAAATTAAGCAACAATTATTAAATGGTCAATTAGAAGATGAGAAGGTACGCTTAAAAGTTGAACAAGATCCAGCTGCTATGGGCATGTTAGGTACGAACCAAAACCAACAAATGCAAGACATGATGAACCAATTAATGCCTAAGAAAAAAGTTGAAAGAGAAGTTCCAGTTAAAACTGCACGTAAGATATTAACTGATGAATTTGCTGATGAATTGATTGATCAAGAAACAGCTAACCAAGAAGCTATTGAATTAGCTGAACAAATGGGCATTATATTTATCGATGAAATAGATAAGGTTGCGACAAATAATCAAAATTCAGGGCAAGATGTATCTCGCCAAGGTGTTCAAAGAGATATATTACCAATTCTTGAAGGTAGCATGGTTCAAACAAAGTATGGTACTGTTAACACTGAACATATGCTATTTATTGGTGCTGGAGCATTCCACGTGTCTAAACCAAGTGATTTAATTCCAGAGTTGCAAGGCCGTTTTCCAATTCGCGTTGAACTAGAAAGTCTTTCAGTTGAAGATTTTGTTCGAATCTTGACGGAACCTAAATTATCACTTATCAAACAGTATGAAGCGTTACTACAAACAGAACAAGTAACGGTTAAATTTACAGATGAAGCAATTAAACGATTAGCAGAAATTGCATTCCAAGTAAACCAAGATACTGATAACATTGGTGCACGTCGATTGCATACTATACTTGAAAAAATGCTAGAAGATTTATCATTCGAAGCACCAAGTATGCCTAATGCGGTTGTAGATATTACACCACAATATGTTGATGATAAGTTGAAATCAATTTCAACAAACAAAGATTTAAGTGCATTTATTTTATAA
- the topA gene encoding type I DNA topoisomerase, protein MAENLVIVESPAKAKTIEKYLGKKYKVIASMGHVRDLPRSQMGVDAENDYEPKYITIRGKGPVVKELKKHAKKAKKVFLASDPDREGEAIAWHLANILNLEDSTENRVVFNEITKDAVKDSFKHPRGIEMELVDAQQARRILDRLVGYNISPVLWKKVKKGLSAGRVQSVALRLVIDRENEIRNFKPEEYWKIEGEFRYKKTKFTAKFLHFKNKPFKLTEKADVEKITTQLDGDQFEVTKVTKKEKTRYPANPFTTSTLQQEAARKLNFKARKTMMLAQQLYEGIDLKKQGTVGLITYMRTDSTRISDQAQSEAKNYIQETYGNDYTSNRKSKGQGDQDAHEAIRPSSTLRTPNEMKNFLTRDQHRLYKLIWERFVASQMAPAILDTVAMDLTQNDIKFRANGQTIKFKGFMTLYVETKDDSEDGKDNKLPNIGEGEMVTATNIEPSQHFTQPPPRYTEARLVKTMEELKIGRPSTYAPTIDTIQKRNYVKNESKRFVPTELGEIVHEQVKDYFPEIIDVDFTVNMETLLDKVADGEIGWKKVISDFYSSFKQDVERAEEEMEKIEIKDEPAGEDCEVCGSPMVIKMGRYGKFMACSNFPDCRNTKAIVKTIGVTCPKCKEGDVVERKSKKNRIFYGCSKYPECDFVTWDKPIGRDCPKCEHYLVEKKQGRKSQVVCSNCDYKEEEQK, encoded by the coding sequence TTGGCAGAAAATTTAGTCATAGTTGAATCGCCTGCAAAAGCTAAAACCATTGAAAAATATTTAGGTAAAAAATATAAAGTAATCGCATCAATGGGGCACGTTAGAGACTTGCCTCGTAGTCAAATGGGTGTAGATGCTGAAAATGATTATGAACCCAAATATATTACGATACGTGGTAAAGGTCCAGTTGTAAAAGAATTGAAAAAACATGCTAAGAAAGCGAAAAAAGTATTCTTAGCGAGTGACCCCGACCGTGAAGGTGAAGCTATTGCTTGGCATTTAGCGAATATATTAAACTTGGAAGATTCAACAGAAAATAGAGTAGTGTTTAATGAAATAACAAAAGATGCAGTAAAAGATAGTTTTAAACATCCAAGAGGCATCGAAATGGAACTCGTTGATGCGCAACAAGCACGACGTATTCTAGATCGTTTAGTCGGTTATAATATCTCACCCGTATTATGGAAAAAAGTTAAAAAAGGGTTATCTGCTGGTCGTGTACAATCTGTGGCATTAAGACTAGTTATAGATCGTGAAAATGAAATTAGAAATTTCAAACCAGAAGAATATTGGAAAATTGAAGGCGAATTTAGATATAAGAAAACAAAATTCACAGCTAAATTTCTTCATTTTAAAAATAAACCATTTAAATTAACTGAAAAAGCAGATGTTGAAAAAATTACTACGCAGTTAGATGGCGATCAGTTTGAAGTGACTAAAGTGACTAAAAAGGAAAAAACGCGTTATCCAGCTAATCCTTTTACAACGTCAACACTTCAACAAGAAGCTGCTCGTAAATTGAATTTCAAAGCACGTAAAACAATGATGTTAGCCCAACAACTATATGAAGGTATAGATTTGAAAAAGCAAGGTACAGTTGGTTTAATCACTTATATGCGTACAGATTCAACAAGAATCTCAGACCAAGCGCAATCAGAAGCGAAAAATTACATTCAAGAAACATATGGTAATGACTATACATCTAATCGAAAATCAAAAGGTCAAGGCGATCAAGATGCCCATGAAGCCATCAGACCGTCTAGTACTTTACGTACACCAAATGAAATGAAAAATTTCTTAACTAGAGATCAACATAGATTATATAAATTAATTTGGGAACGTTTTGTTGCCAGTCAAATGGCACCTGCAATTTTAGATACAGTTGCAATGGATTTGACGCAAAATGACATCAAATTCCGAGCAAATGGACAGACAATCAAATTTAAAGGTTTTATGACTTTATATGTTGAAACCAAAGATGACAGTGAAGATGGTAAAGATAACAAATTACCAAATATTGGTGAAGGTGAAATGGTTACAGCTACGAACATTGAACCATCACAACATTTTACTCAACCACCACCACGCTATACTGAAGCGCGTTTAGTGAAAACAATGGAAGAATTGAAAATTGGACGTCCTTCCACATATGCACCAACGATCGATACAATCCAGAAAAGAAATTATGTGAAAAATGAAAGTAAACGTTTTGTGCCAACTGAATTGGGCGAAATTGTTCATGAACAAGTTAAAGATTACTTCCCAGAAATTATCGATGTTGACTTTACAGTAAACATGGAAACATTATTGGATAAAGTTGCCGATGGTGAGATTGGCTGGAAAAAAGTGATTTCAGATTTTTACAGTAGTTTCAAACAGGATGTAGAACGCGCAGAAGAAGAAATGGAAAAAATAGAAATAAAAGATGAACCTGCTGGTGAAGACTGTGAAGTCTGTGGTTCACCTATGGTTATTAAAATGGGTCGTTATGGTAAATTCATGGCTTGTTCAAATTTCCCAGATTGTCGAAATACAAAAGCTATTGTTAAGACAATTGGTGTGACTTGTCCTAAGTGTAAAGAAGGCGACGTTGTAGAACGTAAATCTAAAAAGAATCGTATTTTTTATGGTTGTTCTAAATATCCAGAGTGTGATTTTGTAACTTGGGATAAACCGATAGGAAGAGATTGTCCTAAATGTGAGCATTACTTAGTTGAGAAAAAACAAGGACGTAAGAGCCAAGTAGTATGTTCAAATTGTGATTACAAAGAAGAAGAGCAAAAGTAA
- the trmFO gene encoding FADH(2)-oxidizing methylenetetrahydrofolate--tRNA-(uracil(54)-C(5))-methyltransferase TrmFO, protein MTQVVNVVGAGLAGSEAAYQLAQRGVKVNLIEMRPVKQTPAHHTDKFAELVCSNSLRGNALTNAVGVLKEEMRQLDSLIISAADKARVPAGGALAVDRHDFAGYVTETLKNHPNITVLNEEINSIPEGYTIIATGPLTTDKLANEIVEATGKDQLYFYDAAAPIIEKDSIDMNKVYLKSRYDKGEAAYLNCPMTEDEFNTFYDALMEAEVAPVNEFEKEKYFEGCMPFEVMAERGRKTLLFGPMKPVGLEDPKTGERPYAVVQLRQDDAAGTLYNIVGFQTHLKWGAQKDVIRLIPGLENVEIVRYGVMHRNTFINSPDVLTETYELKGREELYFAGQMTGVEGYVESAASGLVAGINVAHKMLNKGEVIFPRETMIGSMAYYISHAKNEKNFQPMNANFGLLTTLEKKVKDKKLRYEKLADRALTYLDNYKQTL, encoded by the coding sequence ATGACTCAAGTTGTAAATGTAGTAGGTGCTGGTTTGGCTGGTTCAGAAGCAGCATATCAATTAGCGCAACGAGGCGTAAAAGTAAATCTTATAGAAATGAGGCCGGTGAAACAGACACCTGCACATCATACCGATAAATTTGCAGAACTCGTATGTTCGAATTCACTACGAGGCAATGCTTTAACAAATGCTGTCGGTGTACTTAAAGAAGAAATGAGACAGTTAGATTCTTTAATTATCAGTGCAGCGGATAAAGCGCGTGTGCCTGCCGGTGGCGCTCTAGCAGTCGATCGACATGATTTTGCTGGCTATGTGACTGAAACATTAAAAAATCATCCAAATATCACAGTTTTAAATGAAGAAATTAATAGCATACCTGAAGGATATACGATTATTGCAACAGGTCCTCTAACAACAGACAAGTTAGCAAACGAAATTGTGGAGGCAACTGGAAAAGATCAGTTGTATTTCTATGACGCTGCGGCACCAATTATTGAAAAAGACAGTATTGATATGAATAAAGTGTATTTGAAATCCCGCTATGATAAAGGTGAAGCCGCATATTTGAATTGTCCTATGACAGAAGATGAGTTTAATACATTTTACGATGCGCTCATGGAAGCTGAAGTTGCACCTGTAAATGAATTTGAAAAAGAAAAATACTTTGAAGGTTGTATGCCATTTGAAGTAATGGCTGAACGTGGTAGAAAAACATTATTGTTCGGTCCAATGAAACCCGTGGGTCTCGAAGATCCTAAAACAGGCGAAAGACCATACGCTGTCGTACAACTACGCCAGGATGATGCTGCAGGAACACTATACAACATTGTAGGTTTCCAAACACATTTAAAATGGGGAGCTCAAAAAGATGTCATCAGATTAATTCCAGGATTAGAAAATGTTGAAATAGTTAGATATGGTGTCATGCACCGTAACACATTCATCAATTCGCCTGATGTTTTAACTGAAACTTATGAATTAAAAGGAAGAGAAGAACTTTATTTCGCAGGTCAAATGACTGGTGTTGAAGGGTACGTAGAGAGTGCCGCTAGTGGACTCGTTGCAGGTATCAATGTAGCACATAAAATGCTTAACAAGGGAGAAGTCATTTTCCCTAGAGAAACGATGATAGGTAGCATGGCATATTATATTTCACATGCCAAAAATGAAAAAAACTTCCAACCAATGAATGCTAACTTTGGTTTACTAACAACATTGGAAAAGAAAGTAAAAGATAAAAAATTACGTTATGAAAAATTAGCAGATCGTGCTTTAACATATTTAGATAATTACAAACAAACGCTATAA